In the Pocillopora verrucosa isolate sample1 chromosome 4, ASM3666991v2, whole genome shotgun sequence genome, TGGAATTGCAAAAAGAAACCTAGGATTAAAATTTTCGAGGACTATGTCCCTATGAAAAACTGACAGATTCAAAGTAAACCAGACATTTTGAAAGATGTATGGTTCAATTTGCATGCAGCTTAAAAGCTTGGGTTAGGTTAGAAAAATCAGATTTTCGTCTGCAACCAAGTGGTATAACTGAGTCACAAtgacaaataacaaaaacaataataataaggaAACTTCTCTTCaggcttgaaaaaaaaggatattgcatgatattttaaaatctagaaATATCTGAAAATACAATACTAACACAGAAATATCCATTATACTGTTGTGTCTTATTTTGCTGCATTCACACTTGATATTTCACATATGCTGAAAGATTATCTTTTCCAGACATTGATGATTGAGTTGACATCATGCATTGTCTTGTATACTGGCTGGAGAGTTTTCCATCAAAATATCATTATTGTGTTAAATCACCTGGTGCAGTTCCCACCAATTTCCTAAATTAAAGTTAAGTATTACAGAATGTTGACCGGGCAAAAAAGGATCAGTTACGTTTTTTCCTCTTATGGAGAAGTTTTAGTTAAGAGaacaaaagttttgtttacgTTTCCGAATGAGAAAGCCTTCTTTCGGatatttgaacaaaacaaatttcaatataTGACGCAAAAGTCTGCGAGTCAACAAAGCCACAATATTTCCAGCTAAGTTTTTTGCCAAGCGTTTTCCGTCGCCATGAAGGTGTTTAGCCATCAAATCATGACACATATACACAGagaatgaatttaaaataattacttcCGGTAGTTGGTcaaaatcagcgaaaaaaaaaaaaacaacaacgaaaacatcaaatgaaagatctctctttttcatttcatgataTCGTTGATTAAAGAACTGATatcacttgtttttttcttttgaactgaGTCAGTACATTGAAATGAGGTTATTCCTGTCACCTTGTATCTATCTTTATCCCTCAGCTTCCCCATATATTGTCACACTGACGTCATCGCACTTTTAGTTTTGTagataacatttcatttttagaTCGGATGTGGGCTGCAAAGCTTCCTGCAAGCAGTGGCGCGCTAAGTTGACAGTTTCGATAACTTCCACTGCCTAAGGTGATTGCAATGTTACATTGGTGACAGATGGATGGTTAACGAAGAATAATGTACAACAGCACTTTGGAGAATTCTCATTGCGACAACATTTATTTAGggaaattaaacaaactttttatTCACTTTATTTACTAGTTAGTATTAACGGTTTATTCAGAATTCGCAGTAACTTTAAGGTGATCGTGTCACtgtaactttaaaataaaaaatcaagtgATGGAACTCAAGTGTACTTCCcgtgtaaaaattgttttggttctCACTGGAACATTGTTATTTTGAATCAGGCAAAAGTCATACCACAAACGAAATATCAATCATATCAGGggcattattttctttttataaagtGAGATAAAACTTAATACCTTTCTCTGAATGAATTAAAAGCAGCTCTCAGATGTGCGGACAGGATCGCATGAATCTCCCACTGCTTAGATTTAAGAACAGCATTCACTCCTCTGATAGGGTTAGCTTTGATCACTTTGATCATGTTGCTTCAAAGGACTcctaatttgttttcttccgaAGTGAATTTCTCGGTTCTTTTGATTGACCAAAAGATTTTGGATCACTTTTATATTACTACTCCAAAGTGACGCGACCGAAGAAAGGCGTCCTTTACATTGCAAAAAGCACAGAAAACAACTTCCACAGTTATGAGACTTTTGGTTCAGTGATGCTTCATCCTTCTGCCTTTAGACCTATTCCTTTCAAACAATAATTTCTGGAACATTTGCAATTTCAAAAAGGTATACTTTCGAGCTCGAAGACAGACATTTTCCAAGTcctttgcattttttaaatatctCAGCACAAAATCGTCACTCTTCAAATATGCGTGGTTACAGCATCTTACTCGACTTCACTTCATTaaattttctcagtttctttACAATAGCATACATATTGATCGGTTTGAGTCTATTTGGCAAACTTCAGCTCATCCTTTAGATGACATCTAGTGAAGTCTTTGTCATAAAAACATGTCGAAATCATTTCACATTCACATACAGTATAGCTATAACCTATTTCATAAAACTCCAAAGGTCAACTTGGCAAGAAATTAACTATCTGGAGGCAGCGGGGTCCCGCTGATAGGGAACTGGGTCTATGTCCTCTTATCTTGCTTTTCATCGGAAATGATCTTGGTTGAGGTGAGTTCTGCTCGTCAGCTGTAAAACGCCTTTTAGTATGATTCAAACAGTTCGATTTTTCCTATGTaatatttgtttcattgtttgctTACATCGAACCTTAAAGATCCCTATAATTTAAGTTTGGAGAGTGGTCTTCTAAGCTGTTTATCAACATTCGCTTTGCTGAGAAAACGAACAGCTGTGTACTAAAGAAAAAGGCGAATGTTGTCGTGCTAAAAAATCATTTCTGTCTTCTAAAAGAACAATTGTCGTAATTTAGACGACCAAACTTAATTCTGCTTTGTTCCTTTGATATATTGTTATTTATGTACCAAATTATAAGCGACAATCTGTTCACCATCATTTATAACTCTCGGGAATTATCATCAAAACTAATTTTAATTAGTAGAGTGGAGAATGGTGACAACAACAATGCAGTTCAAAACTTGGCTCAGTCATGCAACACTAAAATTCTTTTTATGATGAATGCTAAACAAATAACTAAGAAGTTTGGGCTGAAACTATGCTGTTTTAGTATCGTGGTCAAATCTATCCAGCTCAGTGACATTTGAATCCTGAATTGACAGGTGCGATCGATGTTCTGAGGAAGGAAACCTTTTTGCATACACAGCTCTGAAGTGCTTGTTCCGAAATGCGAACAGAAAGGGATTCAGCGCCGAGTTGAGAAAACCAAACATCAACAGCACCATGTAGACTTCGTGGTCAAACGATGTCCACTTTTTGCTAGTGATGGTGTCAGAGACAAGCCAAAGGGCGTATGGCTGCCAGCAGACGTAAATAGCCAACACGAATACTGAGCTCTTTTTGGCTGCCTTGATATTCTTCAGATACATCTCTTGTTGTTCTTTCGTGAGTTGTTGGGATGAATTATGCTCTGTATTGCTTAGAGCCTTCTCGTGCTTTCGTATTATGTGATATACTAGAATGGAAAACCCGCACGATACTTGGAGTGGAAGAATGATATTCAGAAAGGGGCTGACTATGGTGTAGGTTTTTGTGTATGATAACATGCAGATGCCATCTTCAAGAAAGTCGCCTTCTCTCCTCCATCCCATGACAG is a window encoding:
- the LOC136280459 gene encoding octopamine receptor beta-2R-like gives rise to the protein MNITSNFTHDWETSFSFKPSFAYPVAVFYIAVTVVATIGNLMVCYAILTDKNLRNNPSNLLLLSLAVADLLTATIVMPFDTESLFLNFAWKHGRAVCLTWQLVYLFVVPVSIFSLLVIIIDRYQTLSDFHGRFGCSRFMTKQRALIVIATIWLYSILWALLPVMGWRREGDFLEDGICMLSYTKTYTIVSPFLNIILPLQVSCGFSILVYHIIRKHEKALSNTEHNSSQQLTKEQQEMYLKNIKAAKKSSVFVLAIYVCWQPYALWLVSDTITSKKWTSFDHEVYMVLLMFGFLNSALNPFLFAFRNKHFRAVYAKRFPSSEHRSHLSIQDSNVTELDRFDHDTKTA